A genomic region of Fibrobacter sp. contains the following coding sequences:
- a CDS encoding glycosyltransferase family 2 protein: MPVCTVLVNYKNAELTIRCLHALEHGTIKPDRIYVVDNGTSSESQDIFKAEVFSLPIQFIWNERNIGFAPACNLGATKAIKDGFHGYIWFLNNDTEPSEVALEKLLEKATESHAGITGSLIVNEQNRYIGGVGLTHSKFASVSRPSAPQRRNIPHFDYVEGSSFLISPDCIKTIGLLCEDFFLYFEESDYCFRAKKAGFTLAWATESIVVHRIGSSTGSETAKGKVPFFIDCLMIRNRIHFARRNNFPSIGIWIGFLISLALRVKRLQFKRVLKIIEITISSKRLKKFIEENGGYYEIQD, translated from the coding sequence ATGCCGGTTTGCACTGTCCTTGTCAACTATAAAAATGCCGAATTGACCATACGTTGCCTGCATGCGTTGGAACACGGTACAATCAAGCCCGACAGGATTTATGTTGTTGACAATGGAACAAGTTCTGAATCCCAAGATATTTTTAAGGCCGAAGTTTTTTCTTTACCAATCCAGTTTATTTGGAACGAGCGGAACATCGGCTTTGCACCAGCATGCAACTTGGGAGCGACTAAAGCCATCAAAGATGGTTTTCATGGTTACATATGGTTTTTAAACAACGATACCGAGCCATCAGAGGTGGCTCTTGAAAAACTACTAGAGAAAGCAACAGAATCACATGCAGGCATAACAGGTTCCCTTATTGTAAATGAACAAAATCGCTATATCGGTGGAGTCGGATTGACCCATTCCAAATTTGCCTCGGTAAGTCGTCCATCAGCCCCGCAACGCAGAAACATTCCACACTTTGACTATGTCGAAGGATCTTCTTTTTTAATCTCCCCTGACTGCATCAAGACAATCGGTTTATTGTGCGAAGATTTCTTTTTGTATTTTGAAGAAAGTGATTATTGTTTTAGGGCGAAAAAAGCAGGTTTTACACTTGCCTGGGCAACCGAAAGCATCGTCGTCCATCGAATTGGCTCAAGCACCGGGAGCGAAACCGCCAAAGGCAAAGTTCCCTTCTTTATCGATTGCCTGATGATTCGAAATCGAATTCATTTTGCCAGGCGGAACAATTTTCCTAGTATTGGCATTTGGATAGGCTTTTTAATATCTCTTGCCCTGCGTGTAAAGCGACTTCAGTTCAAGAGGGTCCTAAAAATCATCGAAATAACCATTTCCTCAAAAAGGCTAAAAAAATTCATCGAAGAAAATGGTGGCTACTATGAAATTCAAGATTAA
- a CDS encoding glycosyltransferase family 4 protein has translation MKKILFVCDKNECTSFGRLTLNLVRAVSKEFETHVLWMKTPKFFPNPEHTADGGKIVADPRTYTAHEVWVKSLYTGFWSLRKPVYDCVRNIKPDIVFFIRPELGFLISSAKKAIEKTKGEGGPDAKTVLYLHDDFAETQYPHNIKFILLNKFYINPTLNADGFVFNSEWTKNAVCRHFGPRMANAPGAVIGCPIDGTVFKRLETQKTPEEREAFRRRYGIKNYKSMCVHVGLAEPRKNVETYYEMARMRPDVAFVRVGKLTPHYRSIIDEKKLYNVFHFPEFNAPELREFYYHAELMVYPSLLEGFGLPPVEAISCGTPAVAGATTALLENLEGVCPLIDPPTDAAAYVKVLDRVLAGEKIVNEENAKKLLDRVSIESYSKRVVEFLNLMT, from the coding sequence ATGAAAAAAATCCTATTTGTTTGCGATAAGAACGAGTGTACAAGTTTTGGACGCTTGACATTGAACCTTGTTAGGGCGGTGTCCAAAGAATTCGAAACACATGTTTTGTGGATGAAAACACCCAAGTTCTTTCCAAATCCAGAGCATACGGCTGATGGCGGTAAGATCGTCGCAGACCCTCGTACGTATACGGCACATGAGGTATGGGTTAAGTCTCTTTATACGGGATTTTGGAGCCTGCGCAAACCTGTGTATGATTGCGTTCGAAACATAAAACCAGACATAGTATTTTTTATTCGTCCAGAGCTTGGTTTCTTGATTTCATCGGCGAAAAAGGCGATTGAAAAAACAAAAGGGGAAGGTGGCCCCGACGCAAAGACGGTTTTGTATTTGCATGACGATTTTGCTGAAACCCAGTATCCCCACAACATCAAGTTTATCTTGCTCAACAAGTTCTATATCAATCCAACGTTGAATGCCGATGGCTTTGTGTTTAATTCTGAATGGACAAAGAACGCCGTATGCAGGCATTTTGGACCGCGTATGGCGAATGCTCCGGGTGCAGTTATTGGTTGCCCGATTGACGGAACTGTGTTTAAGCGTTTGGAAACGCAGAAAACACCTGAGGAACGTGAAGCTTTTCGCCGTAGGTATGGTATTAAGAATTACAAGTCGATGTGCGTGCATGTGGGGCTTGCTGAACCGCGAAAGAATGTGGAAACCTATTATGAAATGGCCCGCATGCGCCCAGATGTTGCGTTTGTCCGCGTGGGTAAGTTGACTCCGCATTATCGGTCCATTATAGATGAAAAAAAACTTTATAACGTTTTTCATTTTCCAGAATTCAATGCGCCTGAGTTGCGGGAATTTTATTATCATGCGGAGCTAATGGTGTATCCATCATTGCTTGAGGGATTTGGTCTTCCTCCAGTGGAAGCAATCAGTTGCGGGACGCCCGCTGTTGCTGGTGCAACGACAGCGTTGCTTGAAAACCTGGAAGGGGTGTGTCCGCTCATTGATCCGCCGACTGATGCTGCGGCATACGTGAAAGTGCTAGATCGGGTGCTTGCTGGCGAAAAAATCGTGAACGAAGAAAATGCTAAAAAATTACTGGATCGAGTTTCCATTGAATCATATTCAAAACGTGTTGTTGAATTTTTGAATTTGATGACTTGA
- a CDS encoding DegT/DnrJ/EryC1/StrS family aminotransferase, which translates to MDALKNTATAVVESGWYIRGSYCERFEREFAAYCGRAYGVGVGNGLDALTLMLRASIELGRFKPGDEILVPANTYIATILAVRAAGLVPVLVEPCRDSCNLDVDCLQEACSPKTRAILVVHLYGRLADMPAICTFAKSHNILVFEDVAQAHGAFLDEKNFLSNAAAYSFYPTKNLGALGDAGMVVTDDAELARIVRMLGNYGSETKYVNQYVGVNSRLDEIQAAVLLEKMKHLNNWNNRRREIAARYCSEIKNPLVRLTPLPANPNAHVWHVFPVFCERRDELQEFLKARGIETLVHYPIPPHLQEAFVGAVDRGELRHGALPLTEELARTELSIPMGPSLSDEQVAYVIESINAFI; encoded by the coding sequence ATGGATGCGTTAAAAAACACTGCAACTGCGGTCGTAGAGTCCGGATGGTACATCCGTGGCTCCTATTGCGAACGTTTTGAGCGAGAATTTGCCGCCTATTGCGGACGTGCGTATGGGGTGGGTGTCGGGAACGGCCTGGACGCCTTGACCTTGATGCTCCGCGCATCCATAGAGCTTGGGCGGTTCAAACCGGGCGATGAGATTCTAGTGCCCGCGAACACGTACATCGCAACGATACTTGCCGTGAGAGCTGCTGGGCTTGTGCCTGTATTGGTGGAACCTTGTCGCGATTCCTGTAATCTAGATGTAGACTGTTTGCAAGAGGCTTGTTCACCAAAAACACGTGCAATTTTGGTTGTTCACCTTTACGGTCGTTTGGCGGATATGCCAGCTATTTGTACTTTTGCAAAATCACATAACATACTCGTGTTTGAAGATGTTGCCCAGGCTCATGGAGCTTTTTTAGACGAAAAAAATTTCTTATCAAATGCTGCAGCCTACAGTTTCTACCCGACAAAGAACCTGGGCGCACTGGGTGATGCTGGCATGGTTGTCACTGACGATGCGGAATTGGCTCGTATTGTGCGCATGCTCGGCAACTACGGTTCCGAAACGAAATACGTAAATCAATATGTTGGTGTGAATTCTCGACTGGATGAAATACAGGCTGCGGTGTTGTTAGAAAAAATGAAGCATTTAAATAATTGGAACAATCGTCGCCGAGAAATTGCGGCTCGGTATTGCTCCGAAATCAAGAACCCGCTGGTTCGTTTGACGCCTCTGCCTGCAAACCCTAATGCTCACGTATGGCATGTGTTTCCTGTTTTTTGCGAGCGGCGGGACGAACTACAGGAATTCCTGAAGGCTCGTGGAATTGAGACTCTTGTCCATTATCCTATTCCACCTCATTTGCAGGAGGCTTTTGTGGGTGCCGTAGATCGCGGGGAACTCCGCCATGGGGCACTTCCCCTTACCGAGGAACTAGCTCGCACGGAACTCAGCATACCTATGGGCCCCTCCTTGAGCGATGAACAGGTCGCATACGTTATAGAATCTATAAATGCTTTTATTTGA
- a CDS encoding WxcM-like domain-containing protein, translating to MHYRTLDNFSTNSLALVISSTPYEEDDYIWERDEFCRIKSAWTPLPLQYAPDAVSDKAPDIVAVKAATIDDCALLTLPRHSERSGSLTSLENSKDIPFDVKRIFYLYDIPGGENRGGHAHKECHQMLVAASGAFDVKVSDGKNEKIYRLDRPYYGLHVPPGVWAEELNFSSGSICLVLTSHEFDESDYWRSYGKYLEFKKA from the coding sequence ATGCACTACCGTACGCTTGACAACTTCTCGACGAACTCCCTTGCGCTCGTAATTTCGTCAACCCCGTACGAGGAAGATGACTACATCTGGGAACGTGACGAGTTCTGCCGGATTAAGTCCGCGTGGACGCCGCTACCGCTACAATATGCGCCTGACGCCGTGAGTGATAAAGCTCCGGACATTGTCGCCGTGAAGGCCGCGACCATAGATGACTGTGCCCTTTTGACACTCCCTCGCCATAGCGAACGTTCGGGAAGCCTGACCTCGCTCGAGAACTCCAAGGACATTCCTTTCGACGTGAAGCGCATCTTTTACCTGTACGATATTCCCGGTGGCGAGAACCGCGGTGGGCACGCCCACAAGGAATGCCACCAGATGCTGGTGGCGGCGAGCGGAGCTTTTGACGTGAAGGTTTCCGACGGCAAGAACGAGAAGATTTACAGGCTGGACCGTCCGTACTACGGCCTGCATGTCCCGCCCGGAGTCTGGGCCGAAGAACTGAATTTCTCTTCGGGCTCCATCTGCCTAGTATTGACTTCGCACGAGTTTGACGAGAGCGACTACTGGCGCAGTTACGGCAAGTACCTCGAATTCAAGAAGGCTTAG
- a CDS encoding O-antigen translocase, whose protein sequence is MKFAKLFAGSGAVTLVNAIRAFAINKLLAIFLPPAAFACVGQFLNLMSIGTATSSLALQNGWTALTAQNKNSKEKLLGIWRGGLRLTTFASLFTFIAALLFCFMAPLDTLLPGIPTRLAQAAILFALPGIFATNIITITAAVMNGLDENRKWATINIASSIWQVLWVAFFLFTGRLSVLSIIATQSIVAAFFAIRIASQAGFSVKYIWKTALDTRRPWLSYALMGLVPMALTPVVLTVMRLTVASNFGNDAAGIWQSVWKVSDFLFMAMSAILTVIILPKVSPKMSRADFFGMFHPVLLRVMGISLVMIATLYFGRSLLVQVLFSSAYMGAVDYMPLQLVGDFFRAGGYALALVLIARAETVKFITVEICSEIFLSVGTLVGVKLVDFNGPMLAYATENFLYLVTLYILVRRLKWNTP, encoded by the coding sequence TTGAAATTTGCGAAACTTTTTGCAGGCTCCGGGGCGGTAACCCTGGTGAACGCCATCCGGGCATTTGCCATTAACAAACTGTTGGCTATTTTCTTGCCGCCGGCGGCATTTGCCTGTGTGGGACAATTCCTCAATCTGATGAGTATCGGCACAGCAACGTCTTCTCTTGCCTTGCAGAATGGTTGGACAGCCCTTACCGCCCAAAACAAGAATTCTAAAGAAAAGCTGCTGGGTATTTGGCGGGGCGGGCTTCGCTTAACCACGTTTGCAAGTTTGTTTACCTTTATTGCAGCGCTTCTGTTCTGTTTCATGGCCCCGCTAGACACCCTCTTGCCGGGAATCCCCACTCGCCTTGCCCAGGCGGCAATCCTGTTTGCCTTGCCTGGCATTTTTGCCACAAATATTATAACCATTACGGCTGCAGTCATGAATGGCCTTGACGAGAACCGCAAATGGGCGACCATCAATATTGCGTCATCTATCTGGCAAGTGCTCTGGGTTGCGTTTTTCTTGTTTACGGGTCGACTTTCCGTTCTTTCGATTATTGCGACCCAATCCATCGTAGCGGCGTTCTTTGCCATCCGCATAGCAAGTCAGGCGGGCTTTAGCGTTAAATATATTTGGAAAACGGCTCTTGATACCCGCAGACCATGGCTGTCCTATGCCCTCATGGGACTTGTCCCCATGGCGCTCACTCCGGTAGTGCTCACGGTCATGCGTCTTACGGTGGCTTCCAATTTTGGTAACGATGCGGCGGGAATCTGGCAAAGTGTCTGGAAGGTTTCTGATTTTCTGTTCATGGCGATGTCGGCGATTCTCACTGTGATCATTTTGCCAAAAGTTTCTCCCAAAATGTCTCGGGCTGATTTCTTTGGTATGTTCCACCCAGTTTTGCTTCGGGTCATGGGAATATCCCTCGTGATGATAGCCACGTTGTATTTTGGCAGGAGTCTCCTGGTTCAGGTGCTGTTTTCTTCGGCCTATATGGGGGCGGTGGACTACATGCCGCTTCAGCTTGTTGGTGATTTTTTCAGGGCCGGCGGATATGCCCTAGCCCTTGTGCTAATTGCTCGGGCAGAAACGGTGAAGTTTATAACCGTTGAAATATGTTCAGAGATTTTCTTGTCTGTCGGAACGCTTGTTGGAGTCAAGCTTGTCGATTTTAATGGTCCCATGCTTGCCTATGCTACGGAAAATTTCTTGTATCTAGTCACACTTTACATCTTGGTTCGGAGGCTCAAGTGGAATACTCCGTAA
- a CDS encoding glycosyltransferase, which yields MISVCMATYNGGKFIREQLETILSQLPTDAEVIVADDGTTDDTLAIVNSFGDGRIRVLPAEKHLGVIYNYERALQASKGEFIFLADQDDIWLPGKVEKVLAALNDGDLVVHDAWMLRPFEPSGSSWVRDGKLSEIRPYTKGVFANWWKNSFTGCCMAFRRSILDRALPFPRNLPMHDQWLGLVAEKFFRVSYVA from the coding sequence ATGATTTCGGTCTGCATGGCGACATATAACGGCGGTAAATTTATCCGCGAACAGCTGGAAACTATTCTTTCGCAGTTGCCCACTGATGCCGAAGTTATTGTCGCTGACGATGGCACGACTGACGATACCCTCGCTATTGTGAATTCTTTTGGTGATGGACGCATTCGTGTGTTGCCCGCCGAAAAGCATCTGGGCGTTATCTATAATTATGAACGTGCTCTGCAGGCATCTAAGGGGGAATTCATCTTCCTCGCCGATCAAGATGATATTTGGCTTCCTGGAAAAGTGGAGAAGGTTCTTGCAGCGTTGAATGATGGCGACCTCGTTGTTCACGATGCGTGGATGCTTCGACCTTTCGAGCCGTCCGGTTCCTCGTGGGTTCGCGATGGCAAGTTGAGCGAAATTCGCCCTTACACGAAGGGGGTGTTTGCCAATTGGTGGAAAAATTCCTTTACGGGTTGCTGTATGGCATTCCGCCGGAGTATCTTGGATAGGGCTCTTCCATTCCCCAGAAATCTTCCCATGCACGATCAATGGTTAGGGCTTGTTGCTGAGAAATTTTTTAGGGTGTCGTATGTTGC
- a CDS encoding glycosyltransferase, which translates to MTENVYVKAFAQGVETEQRELPPVVSVLMASYNHEKFVEEAVRSVMAQKGVTFELIVIDDGSTDKSPEILEKLSSELRFTYVHRENRGVVATMNELLSMARGKYFCSFASDDIMPPDRLKVQSEFLINHPQYKACFGQIHTMDENGVVNPNPDPRYLKSVPEVSFEEFFLGKKEIHGCSEMIDVAEFRRLGGYNASCFQEDFPMILKLVYEYGKVPVISCNCCHYRIHGNNLSSLKNKETINKIYEGMLRAIDCYKGHSLYSKARQAFKTAWFSALAYNNKGEALKRLPQLASFSMGFVKRLPKLFIPSVFLKH; encoded by the coding sequence ATGACCGAGAATGTCTATGTGAAGGCCTTCGCTCAAGGAGTCGAGACAGAACAGCGGGAGCTTCCGCCTGTAGTGTCGGTGCTTATGGCGAGTTACAACCACGAAAAATTCGTGGAAGAAGCGGTCCGTTCGGTGATGGCGCAGAAGGGTGTCACTTTTGAACTCATTGTTATCGATGACGGCAGCACGGATAAGTCTCCTGAAATTCTAGAGAAACTTTCCTCCGAATTGCGATTTACCTATGTCCATCGCGAAAATAGGGGAGTCGTGGCTACCATGAACGAACTCTTGTCCATGGCGCGTGGCAAGTATTTTTGTTCATTTGCCTCAGACGATATAATGCCACCGGATCGGTTGAAAGTCCAGAGCGAATTTTTGATAAATCACCCACAGTACAAGGCCTGCTTTGGTCAAATCCATACAATGGACGAAAATGGGGTTGTGAATCCAAATCCTGACCCGAGGTATTTGAAATCTGTTCCCGAAGTTTCCTTTGAAGAGTTTTTTTTGGGTAAAAAGGAAATTCACGGCTGTTCTGAAATGATAGACGTGGCGGAGTTCCGTCGGCTCGGTGGTTATAATGCATCCTGCTTTCAGGAAGATTTTCCCATGATTCTCAAGTTAGTGTATGAATATGGAAAAGTCCCTGTCATTAGCTGCAACTGCTGTCATTACCGCATTCATGGGAACAATTTGTCGTCGTTGAAAAATAAAGAGACGATAAACAAGATCTACGAGGGAATGCTTAGGGCAATTGATTGCTACAAAGGTCATTCATTATATTCAAAGGCTCGCCAGGCGTTTAAGACGGCCTGGTTTTCTGCCTTGGCGTACAACAATAAGGGGGAGGCTCTAAAGCGACTTCCTCAGTTGGCGTCGTTTTCGATGGGCTTTGTTAAGCGGTTGCCCAAGTTGTTTATCCCTAGTGTGTTTTTGAAGCATTAG
- a CDS encoding GNAT family N-acetyltransferase, with protein MAWLEITADEYARHFANPVACYMKADFNMLNAEKVDVVRFFAFEDNGMRIGLAVGEKGDEWRSPYSAPFCGFVCSQIQTIACLNFAMRELKDLLLLQKKSFKVTLPPIFYDRMLYSKVVSALLQNGFRQSYANLNYAFDFTDSTPYEKRLHYMGARNYKQFAHSECAFTQETAVEQQRRVYGFIQDHYKAKGYTLWMKFEDLKKTAEIIPIDFCLLRVDGFPVASTIIYRVSDKVAQMIYWGADQSALDKRPLNVIAREMFRYYREQGFDYLDLGPAASDGIASEGLCTFKESVGCFADLKYTFEFDGCEPAGESYR; from the coding sequence ATGGCGTGGCTTGAAATTACAGCGGACGAGTACGCTCGCCATTTTGCAAATCCGGTCGCCTGTTACATGAAGGCGGATTTCAATATGTTGAATGCGGAGAAGGTGGACGTAGTCCGTTTCTTTGCGTTTGAAGACAACGGAATGCGCATTGGCCTTGCCGTGGGCGAGAAGGGCGATGAGTGGCGCTCTCCTTACTCGGCTCCTTTTTGCGGTTTTGTCTGCTCCCAGATACAGACGATTGCGTGCCTGAATTTTGCTATGCGTGAATTGAAGGACTTGCTGCTCTTGCAGAAGAAGTCCTTTAAGGTTACGCTGCCACCAATTTTTTATGATCGGATGCTTTATTCCAAGGTTGTGTCGGCGCTACTCCAGAATGGATTTCGGCAATCGTATGCTAACCTGAATTATGCGTTTGATTTTACGGACTCGACACCGTACGAAAAACGCCTCCATTACATGGGTGCGCGAAATTACAAGCAGTTTGCCCATAGCGAGTGCGCTTTTACGCAGGAAACAGCTGTAGAACAGCAGCGCCGCGTCTACGGTTTTATTCAGGATCACTACAAGGCGAAGGGCTATACGCTGTGGATGAAGTTTGAGGACTTGAAGAAAACAGCAGAAATTATTCCCATTGATTTTTGCCTGTTGCGTGTAGATGGCTTCCCGGTGGCATCGACTATCATTTACAGGGTCAGCGACAAGGTTGCGCAGATGATTTACTGGGGTGCCGACCAGTCCGCCTTGGACAAGCGCCCCCTGAATGTGATTGCTCGTGAAATGTTTCGGTATTACCGGGAACAGGGCTTTGATTATCTTGATCTCGGGCCGGCGGCATCGGACGGGATTGCGAGCGAGGGCCTTTGTACTTTCAAGGAAAGCGTAGGTTGCTTCGCTGATTTGAAGTATACGTTTGAGTTCGACGGTTGCGAACCGGCGGGAGAGAGCTATCGGTGA
- a CDS encoding glycosyltransferase translates to MTKLCVVMTTYNGEKYLSQMLDSLVNQTRPADSVIVVDDGSTDSTVKILERYTGTLPLKTIKFEHNQGHRIAFARALEEAQKTLTENDLIALADQDDIWLPEKHELLIREIQRHNVDLILGDANVIDAEGRKIADSWRTFGSIPEHLSLRAIMTGFTNVTGCMVIFRASLLKDILPIPLEAPVHDQWITFCASARNGYISINHPVIQYRIHDSNAIGLGHSHTWTGNLKLNLQWAKMIRETRHFLKLKQDDQKFLNDYIGYVEKRLSKILLPGYLFWILRNTHSLYPHITKKYALIPRVLYGIIGAKLAVKLMGRS, encoded by the coding sequence ATGACAAAACTATGCGTCGTAATGACTACGTACAATGGCGAAAAATATCTTTCGCAAATGCTGGATTCGCTCGTCAATCAAACAAGACCTGCTGATTCTGTCATTGTCGTTGACGACGGCTCTACCGATTCGACTGTAAAGATACTTGAAAGATATACCGGCACCCTTCCCCTAAAAACCATTAAGTTTGAACACAATCAGGGGCACCGAATTGCTTTTGCCAGAGCTCTTGAAGAAGCACAAAAAACACTTACCGAAAACGACCTTATTGCTCTTGCCGACCAAGATGACATTTGGCTTCCAGAAAAACATGAACTTTTAATTAGGGAAATTCAACGCCATAATGTTGACCTTATTTTGGGAGATGCCAACGTTATTGATGCCGAAGGGCGCAAAATTGCCGATTCATGGCGTACCTTCGGAAGTATTCCCGAGCATCTTTCCCTACGAGCTATTATGACCGGCTTTACCAATGTGACCGGCTGCATGGTCATTTTTAGAGCTAGCCTTCTCAAAGATATTCTCCCGATCCCTCTAGAAGCTCCCGTCCACGACCAATGGATTACATTCTGTGCTTCAGCAAGAAACGGTTATATTTCAATTAATCACCCTGTTATCCAGTACCGTATTCACGATTCTAACGCCATTGGTCTCGGCCATTCACACACATGGACAGGCAATTTGAAGCTAAACCTGCAGTGGGCAAAAATGATTCGAGAAACACGACATTTTCTAAAGTTGAAACAAGACGACCAAAAATTTCTGAACGACTATATTGGCTATGTCGAAAAGCGTCTTTCTAAAATTCTCCTGCCAGGTTATCTTTTCTGGATTCTCCGAAACACTCATTCCTTGTACCCACACATCACAAAAAAATACGCCTTGATTCCACGTGTTTTGTACGGAATCATCGGAGCTAAACTTGCAGTTAAGTTGATGGGGAGGTCGTAA